In the Pogona vitticeps strain Pit_001003342236 chromosome 2, PviZW2.1, whole genome shotgun sequence genome, CTAGCAAGTAGCAGTGGAGAAAAATGCTGGTACCTTCCAGTGTGAACACGAATAACATTAGATGGAATGGTAGCCAAGTAACCAGGAAGACAATAATATAGGCATAGATGAGGCGACAGTGCTTCCTGCCCTCTGGCTTGTTGGAGTGCTTGATATGCCTGGCAGTCAGTATGTTGAAGACTGCCATGATCGAGAAGGGAATAAGGAATCCAATTAGGGCCGTAAGAATAGTGAGAGTCAGGGCCCAAGCACTGTAGGTCTCAAGGGGGGCCATAAAGAAACAGACTGGCTGAAATGTCCCAGTTAATTCCATATGTGCTACCTCCGGTAAAGGGACAATGGCAGCAAAGGCCCATATGCAGCAGCAAGCGATGCGTCGTATAAGGTGTTGGTGTCGATGCCAAAAGGGAGAAGAGGTTGTCAATGACACATAGCGGTCAACACTGAGACAGGTGAGAAAGTAGATGCTGCTGTACATGTTGGCGTAGTAAAAGTAGTGGGTGAAGCGGCATAGGAAGTCTCCCCAGTGCCAGGCGTAATCAAGCATGGCTTCCAGCATCCAAAATGGTAAGGAAAGGATCGCTCCTAAGTCTGCAATGGCCATGTTGAAGATGTACAGATTAACGAGGTTCTTGTGGCTTCGGGTCTGCCAGTTGACCCAAATCACCAAGAGATTCTCCACCAACCCTACCACAAAGATGATGAGATAGAGGACAAAGAGGAACACCCGCTTAATGTTGTCATCCAGCCCTAGGTGGCAGTAGGTGAAGGTGGAGTTGAGCAGATGGAACAGCTCTGTCAAGTTGTGGTACCCATCATGCAACAGTGAGAGGGCATCGGAGTCTTCCATTTTGAGCGTGAACTTTAACtgcaagaagaagagagaaatttattatttatttattggacttatataccgccccatagcgctacaagcactctccgggcggtttacaatttttaattatacaggctacacattgcccccccagcaagctgggtactcattttaccgacctcggaaggatggaaggctgagtcaaccttgagccggctacctgggatttgaaccccaggtcatgagcacagttttagctgcagtacagcgttttaaccactgcgccatgaggctcttatatTGAATATTGAATTCTAGTATATACCAGGTTATCTTTTTCATCCAGCCAAAATAACTGGGTGGTGAAGTGTCTACATGGGGAAATATGATATGCATAGTTCATTAGCACTATCTCAGGCCCTTCATGGCAATATTACTGATGCTTCAATGCTttttatactctctctctctctctctctctctctctctctctctctctctgtgtgtgtgtgtgtgtgtgtgtgtgtgtgtgtgtgtgtgagagagagagagagagagagagagagagagagagagagagagagagatgcttggtGAAAGATGAAGGTGGAAGAGTCCACCAAAAGCAGAGGATCCTTTTCAGATTAGTAGATGTCATGTTTGAAGAAGTAATTGGCTCAACCATAATGAAGAGCAATGCTGGATTTATGCACAAGCTAATTAAATTTCATCTCATGGCCTTCAATGATGTGTGGATCTACGTTAAAATAATATAcataaataacaaatattttaatataattgattaaaaataaaggaaagggaaaataccaggagaaaggcagcctaggaataaaacaaatttaaataaaacatggtGGTTAACTTCCAACCAgcggcaaacctcccttatttgggcaaagtgttggagcgggttgtgatCGCACAACTCCatgtgctgctggatgaaactgattttctggatccatttcaatcgggtttcaggccgggttttagtacggagactgccttttaatatgagcggagtctcatgacagttaaacatgcactggtaacatctctcatagattactgcaatgtgctctatgtggggctgcctttgaagatggtccggtgactgcagCTGGTTCAGAactgagctgcatggctggtgagtggtggggccgatAGGGgtcatatcaagccgattctgttcaaattacattggctaccagttgctgcccaggcccaattcaaagcgcttgttttgatgtataaagccctaaacggcttggaccctgtatacctgaaggaccacctccttccatatgaacctacctggcagttaagatctagccagggggcccttttgaaagaaccgtcccttaaggaggtaagagggagggcttgtagacaaagggcctttccgGCAGCTgacccccagactatggaacgccatcccaagtgagatttgtctggcgctgactTTGATGACatttcgacgccaggtcaaaaccttcctgttccagaaggcttttaattgaaatagtatCAACGGTGagtcttgatggcaatttttagcgtatataatttaataatataatttaattttaattgttttatctttttaattgtattttaattgttgtaagccgcccagagacctttgggtagtgtgggcggcatataagttaagtaaataaataaataaacttaatggTCACGCATTTTTGGTGTTATTCTTTGAAATGTGGCATAGAATAGGGCTGAGGTGGGGACCTTTCTTGGATCCAAGAGCCagtgccaaaaccaaaataaaataaaactggaagtGCTTAGGCATTCTCTTCCCATTTAGAAAACATGGGTATTTGGGGGTCTATGTGAGGGCTTAGTGTGGCAGAGATGCTATGGCCTCTTTAAAAGATGAATTGGCACTCCCGGAGtctataaaaaaacaacaacaacaggtgtgGGAGTTACAAAAGCAGCTACACTTTGCCCATGCTTGGTTTGGGTCTTCAGCTGGGCTTTAGCCGCCTGCCAGGACTCTGGGATTGACCTTTCCGGACTCCTTGGATGAGGCTGTGATTTCCCGCATCCCCCAGCCCCACCTGCTCCCTACCTGATTATGCTCCCTCTGGTGGAAGACAGGGGGAAGAGGACCTTAGCACAGGCTCTCCATTGAGGGCGTGCTCGTCTCTGGCTTTCCTTGCCTAGGAATTAGGAAATCCACCCACCCCTGGTGTTAAAATGTACACTTTGACTTGAACAAGCTGCTTCCCAGGACATCCTGAGACTTGgaaatttggttgttgtgggtttttcgggctctttggccgtgttctgaaggttgttcttcctgatgtttcgccagtctctgtggccggcatcttcagagggctggagtaggaactctgtccatgctctgttggtgtttgttggatagtatttatagctgtgggaatggcttttgtcttttttcaggagataggctgatcagcatgtttttgttgtgatgagggaggggaggggagggagagattatctgtcactgtgactgatggaaaTTTGTTTTCAGTTCATGGTCCTTCTGGTTGCTCCTCCAAGCAATCCTTAATACCCAGTAGCATCATTTAGAGGTGAGAAAAATTATTGTTAAGTCATCGTATGCAAAccctatttattttaaacaaattctAGCCCTCTTTAGATGTCACCACTCCCCCAGCTAAGGAGCCTTGTGACATACAGCTAAATTAAAGGCTCAGAAAGCtctgttttgaaacaaaaactCTGCACATTCCCAAGAACTACCTTTTGCCAAATTCTTTGGGAGGATCCcctcctcttcaggcagggtGCTCACAAAGGAAACTTTTGCAGGACTTAAAAACGGTACTTTTTAATGTTGGACTGCCACTCCAAGAGTACCACAGTAATTCTGGAAGTCATAGTCCGGAAAAGTAATGTACTCTatagttaaaaaagagagagacagaaaaggaaaaaaaaagagacatttcTAAAAAGTAATTTCATAGATAGCATCTTGAGTATTGTTTTTACTTTCATTTCAATGCACAGTACCTCAGTACTGAAAACGGGATTAGGTGACTGGAAAACTCTGAACAATGCACTCATTCTAGAAAGATAAACAAAACCACTTCCTGCCTACTATAGCTTAAGTACTTGCTTCTCCTGCAGGTTTTTTATGCAGCGCCATTTAGAcaaaagccctaaacggcttttAGACGTTTTGCTGAATTAAATAACAAAGTTCTTAAATAActtagttattaaaaaaaactaatccCATATATTATGTGTACGGTATATTTATATGCAATATCTAAATTTGTGTGCTACCTTTGTGCACATGTACTCTGGATGTTTACAGTGTAAAACAACAGTTTATAGTAAGGTTATTTAGTATTAAATTCTGATATTTACTCCAGCACTGGCAGTGGATTAGACTAGATGGTCCTTGAGAATATTTCTGACTCTAGAATCTAATTGACAAggtacaaaggaaaagaaaatggaagtgggggggagggagagaagagagacaaATAAATTTATGTACCATCCTTCACCTATTTTTTCTACTTGATAGTGTGACTTTCTGGATTACTGCCAGAGGTTCTGTTCTGGGAAAGAGTTAGGCCACACTTTGGAAGGTCACTAACTGCACATTCGGTTAGACTGTTAGAGTGCTGGATGGAAGAGACCCAGGTTAAAAGCAGAAACCGATCCAGTGGCCTTAGCTTGAGTCCTGACTCCCTGCTAACCTGCCCCACAGGTTTGGTGTGAGGATAAAAGGGCAAGAGTGCCGCAGACTCCTTGGAGGAAACATGGGGTGTCAATAGGACAAATAAAGTAAGTTAAGTAAATGGTGGGACTCATGGGACGTCTGTGGTGCTGTGGCCTTTCCTGGGTAGCACAGAAGATTAGACAAAAGTGACACTCAGGAGTTCCCTTGACCTCCTTGAAAGTGCCAATTCAACACCTTTTCATTTTTACACActtgtaagtcagaactgaattgacggcgcattgttgttgttgttgttttgttttgttttgttttgacatcagcctcatcttttattttgatgttgctttGAATTgggaaaacagcaaaattaactgTGTAATACCATGATGTTGCAGACTGAAGTTTAGAAAAATGAGGTAGACACACATTGGCAAACACAGGCATCCTATTGATAGATTTCTAAGAAGGCTGGGATGGGTTGAGCAGGCATGTGTGGCAAATGCATGGATTTGCTGCATAATAATGTAGACAGCCACTAATTAGCACAGTATGGTAGCTTTCTCttccaacctgtggccctcctGATACTCTGCTGGCTGAGAAGATTGGGAGTGACACTCTAGCACAGAGGTGTCaaattcaatttcatcttgggacGTATCGGCATTagggttgccctcaaagggccggttgtatctgtaggactatataaatgtatctgcTCTTCATCATATGTCAATACAATCCTCCTCATTTGATTATTATAGTTTTAGTAATAGCATAAGTAATAACTAGCTCAGACAGTAAACATCTCTGATcaaagtaataaaaaaataaataccataAGTAAAATAAGGGCAAGCAGATATTCAAGTGTACAATTACTgtacaatttattgaaaagtgAATTTTAGTGACACCTGTTGTCGCCTGTTCCCAGCCCcatctgtgtttgtttattttgttaattATTCACAGAAGTCTCCCACCTTTCCCACTCGCTTGCCACTTCCCTCTCGCTTGCCATGGCCCTCGTTACCACCTGGCTCCTCACTCACGTCTGTagccaaggaggaagaggaggcagagatggccGCTGCTAGGCGACACCATCAAACAGTCCTCGCCAGGAGCCGTAAGAATGGGAGTAGGCAATGGctaggactacatttcccaaggtgttGTATGCCGCCCAAgcggctgcactttctgactcttcgcaTCTTGGAATCCTAAGATTAGAAGTCCCGCTGGGCAGATTCCCCACATCTTTgcggagcattatgggtgaccgagtAAGCGCCTGCGTATTGTATGCTGCACAGTAGCAGGAAACCCTGTGATAGCCACATGAAACAGCCCggtgggccttgagtttgacacatatGCTCTAGCACATCTGGGCATCACCAGATTTGGGGAAGCTACACTAAAGGATTGAGACCAACTGGTGAGGGAAAACACATTAGCAGATGGCATGCTGGTGGGATCCCAAGCATGGAAAATGCTGAATGGACTTGGAGAAGGGAGACATGCTGACTAGGGGATGAGcacagggaaagggaaaggctgaTGCTGGAGGTGGATGAAGGAACAGGTTACAAATACAGATTAAGAAAATAATACCATtacaaaagcagagagaaagaatgagagctGGATTTTGTATATGTATAACCATTTTGGTACACCATTCCTTATCTTGGAAACATTCACTCTTCCATGTGCCTGGGCCCTCTTTTTATTTCCCAGTGGGATACTCCTATTGGTTCTGTTAACAACGCACGATGTCCTCCGGTGGGTAGAGTTTCAGCCTGTAAAACTGCGGCTGCATTAGCTAGAATACCCATGGCATCCAAACGGGGTTTAGAGGATAAACAAAGGTGCCTGTAGGTTTCATTTGAGCATGCACACTGAGACAAACTATTAGCCCACCTAATCTGGTACAGTCTGGTTGCATTAGAAGTGCTTCTCCGAGGTTTCTGCTAGCCCTGCATCCAGTGATCCTTTACATGGAGATGCCAGAGACtgaacaagagcttgaaaaaattgCCAGCCAGGATGGCCATCATTCCATAATTTAAGTTTCCAGAAGTAATGCTTCCAGACTCTAGATTCGGCTCAGGATCTGGTGCATACAAGATGCTGACACAAAGGACTATACTGCACACTGTTCCTTCACACATATAGCTTAAGAGAAGcttggcattattattattagtaattTGGTTAAAACATTTTTAGAGGTTTTTGCATCCTCGATTCCTAAGATCCATTAACCAGAGCCGCTGCAAGGGatgccgtgggggggggggcttatatgCATGGAGAAGGTATTTTGCCCCTGAACTCTGGTCCTCCTGAAACTTTCCCACGCGGAGCTTGTTCTTAAGGAGCTGACAAAAGAACAGTGATTACACTTGTCCCAGCCACAGACAAATCATATTCTAAAATGATCCAGATGACAGCTTTTCATTAAACTGGTGGGTAGCAGAGTTCCTGCATTTTGCAGAGAACTCTTTCTTCgaataagaataagaaattgGGAGTAGGATCTAGTTTGATAAAGAAAGAATCTGAGaaatcacacaaaaaaagctttttttatcCTGCCTACACCATGAGTTAAATTAAAACACAGGCTGCAAAGAGACAATTGTTTCTAAGAAACAGGttggtgttttaaaaaattgcttcctACTTGATACCTGTATTTATTTTGGCTTATTGTCACTTCCAGAAACAGGGTCTGCTGGTTTTTCAAAAGCAGTACAAAATCCTGCCAGACCTATTGAACAGACAGAAGTGCAATGAGTGTACAGTTTTACACACAGCAGCTCCTCTCTTGAGCCACCCCTAACTCTCTAAAACTACCAGAAGAATACGGATTGATTGTCTGTCTGAGTCCAACCACAGAGAAGACCCCCATGTAGCTGTGAAGGGCAGGATCAGTGACTTGACAGCCTGTTGAACTCCAGAGCATCAGTCACTGGGCTGAGAAGAATTCTCACACTTTCTCTAGACCCtttggaggaaggaagagaaagtgctcCATCTTAAGCAGAAGGAAATCTGGCATCTGTAAAAGAGGGCAGCTctgaaagtctctctctctctctctctggaataaACATTTAGCAGGTAGAGTGgattcccttcccccttcttctGAAGAGGAGGCTGGAATGCATCAGCTGGATGAGCTTACCTTACTGGGAACAAAGGAAGATCCGAGATGTGTTGCCCCAGAGGTCTCCTTGGCAGCTTTGCTGGACTGTGGGGTGCAGCTTTTCCAGAAATGTGTGTTTGCTGCTGACTGCACTGGCCGGTGGGCTGGAGGGCGCTTTTCCTCCCTCCTATCACCTTCTACACAGGAAATGAGCATCACACCCGGTTACCCTGGAAGCACAGccttggtgcaaaaaaaaaaaaaaaaaaaagtgatcttACATGGTCCCATCCCAGGCCACCAAGATCTGGCTGGAGTAAACAAGGCACGGTGGTTTGTACAATGGCTGAGACCCAGGGACAGATCATTCCTGGAATATGTCCTGACCATGGACATTTTTGAAGAACGGCAGAGGACGTGGGGTTTCCTCAGAGGGCTTTCCTTTCTCAACACtgccactgtttttaaaaaatttttttttttggttttttttttttaaaagccaccagCCTCCCTGCTCAGGAGGGCAGCCAGGTCACAAAAAGGCTGAGCAGTCAAGAAGAGAACAAGAGGGCGGAGGGAGCTGATAGGCCAGGGACTGCAGTCGAATCGCAGCTAGAAAGCAGCCAGAGCACTTGCGACAgtcaacacggggggggggggcagtcttgGGCAGATGCCTCCTTTCACTTTGTGTTACATTTCCTTCTCTGCAAAATGGGGGACCGGATAATTATACCTCATATGTTGTTTGGAGCCCTATGGcttggtggttaaactgcaatactgtggCCAAGACTCTgcccatgacctgagtttgatccagaCAGGCTCAGCAAACTGTCTCAAAGTTGACTCGACTGTCCATACTTCTGAgccgaggtcagtaaactgagtacacaggtcacagggggtgggtgggggtaggGGCAATGCGTAACGTGTGTAATAAAAGtgaaaactgcccagagggtgctttaagcactgtgggacataatataagcagcacactttgcttttgtatttAGACTGCACTACAGGCTGGCCTCTCTCTTGCCAtacagtggtgtagtggagccacAGAGCCTGCAGGGTTGAAGCCCTGAGATTTTCTGCATAGTGGGGACTATGGCATCATCTGCTATTCTCCTCCAGTTTCCCTGTTTCCTCTAATTTTAGCTGCACATTTTATAGTAGCTGGGAGAGAACTGGAATTCCGCAACCCCCAGGAATTATATCTTTTATAATACAAATTATTTGTGGGTGGTTTGGTCTTAAATGGGCAAATGATAGCCATTGGccttataaaaacaaaaaacaaaaaaccacagaTCTTATGTTGATATGGACTAATTCCACATTGTGTGCATTTGTGAAATTCCTGGGACTAGTGGCTATGCAGATTATTACAACAAGCATCTGAACTTCCAAATGTATCACTATGCCATGCGTTACCTTATCTTCATAACCGAAGCTAATACTTAATTCATATCCTACCTAGACCAccttggtacagtggacccttgatttacagacagcttgacttacagactttttgagttacagacttctctggccacaaaatttaggtttgacttgcagcctgagaattgacttacagaccagaaaaaaaccaaaatggaacaaaaacggcctgttacgggattaatcggttttcaatgcactgtaggtcaatggagacttgacctacagactttttgacctgcagccaccattccaatatgaattaattctgtaagtcaagggtccactgtagttctaaCAGTGTAGAAACCACAAGGAAGAAACGGAATGGTGCAGGAAGAGTCACACCGGGGCAGTTTCCAAGCAACTGGGCCACATGAAAGGGCGGCAAATGGAATGTGATGTCTTCTGGACCATGGCTTGGAGAAGAAGTTActttgttggactgtaactcccaaatTTCCCCAGCCCAGCAGGACCACTTTTCCAAATTCAGGATCTCTAGTAAACTTCCATGAACAAATCAAAATGGTTACACAGTTCAACCCTTGTCCGGAACCACTTGACTGAACAGGAGAACAAGACAGCTGAGAACGTTTCATCGTAAGGGCAGCAGGGCAGGGTGGAAAGTGTCATGTTCCACACAGGTGGTAAATGTTGCCCATTCTTCCTTAAGAGTCAAAGCCTTACCAAAAGCAAACCATCTAAATAGAAATATTCTTAAATGTAGCAGAAGGTatgctgctaaaaaaaaaaatccaagtgctGGATTGAGATTATTTATTCCTTTGTATCCTAGAGATAAATTTATTAATGTTTACAACTCACaatgtttattcattttattaaaatatttaacatgGGACCTGAATGTTGAGAGACATTTGGACACTAAATGTCTGTTTATGGAAAAGCTATCATTATTCTGCTCCCCTTGTCAGCTTCCCAGAGTCTCTTCTGTGGGCTAAGTAACTTCAATTCCAATAAAGTAATTCCAGTAAAGGATTGCAGTAAAGTAATTTGCAGGATGgggaaagaaacagaataatCTTCCAGATGTTATAGTTGTGCTAGTCCTAATTCTACAGACGTGCTTATAGCGGAGCACTTAGACCTGCTCCCTGACCCCATTATATTCTACCTAGTCTCAGTGATGAGTCTGAAGGGGAGAAGGTCCTCCTTGAGTGTAGTCTGTACAAGAGATCAAGAATCCAGATTTTCCGGGATTCTTTCAGACTGCCCCCCCTTTATGTGAGTGGAGTGATGGGGAAGGGACAGAGCTAGCACATCTCCTCAAACCACACTGATAATCATGCAGGAGACGACCAAGGAATAGGGCTGCAGTCACAAGATGAGGATTGCCAAAAGAATCAAAcactgaataaacaaacaaacaaacaaacaaacaaacaaacaaacaaacaaacaaataaataaataaataaataaataaataaataaataaataggcatgaGGTTATGGAATTGGTACTAGGCATGGAGTTTTCAGAGTTCttagactacagatcccatgattctccattctgagaattccacctgacagacccatacataggtaaaggttccccttgacaatttggccagtcatgtctgactctagggggcggtgctcatccccgtttccaagccatagagccagtgtttatccatagacagtttctgtagtcatgtggccagtgcgactagacacagaatgccattaccttcccaccctggtggtccctatttatctacttgcatttttacatgctttcgaactgctaggttggcaggagctgggacaagcgacgggagctcactccgttgtgtggattcgatcttacgagtgctagtcttccgaccttgcagcacagaggcttctgcagtttaacccacagcatcaccacGACCTATACAtacagatacctaaatgtggctcacagGAAGAAAAGGCCTAGCAGGGAAGGCTTCATGTCTTAGCATAGGCCTAGCttggagcttcctttctgaacagccTAGGCTAAACCACAGAACCTTCCCAGCGAGGCCtcttctccaggtgagccacatttaggcatCTGTAGGCATGGGTCTGACAGgtagaactcctagaatggagaatcATGGGATTAGTAATCATGGGATTTGGGACTTAATCTTACTGTGGGCCTCTGGGCCACGCAGCTGGTCTTATGTGGatgtttttctgttttcccccctGCCCCCTCCTTTTTCTGTATCTCCCACCCTAGCAAAGAGTGCTGAAGAACTCAAAAACATGCACAGGACTTTTGTGGCACACTAGGTAGTCCTAATAAAGTGCCCGAGTCTAGGTTTTGGTAAGTACAGTAGAAACACACATTAAATTGACAAATACTCATAGCTTGTACACCACATGGTGTCTTCAATCAATCTTGGATAGATGGCATTATAACCTAGATGCCAGAGGTAGTACTTGGAAAACGTACTGTCCTGGATTACAAATCTGAGACGTCCCCAGGCAATATGCCCAgggttagctgcccagagtagattttggTTTAGAtattgtaaattaaataaataaatactgtaaataaaaaatatGCCCCCCTAGCTGGGggcttctgggacctgtagtcccaTACAATGATGTTTCTACCCTCCGATCACAGAGTGCTCACTTTGCAGACTAAGGACTCCAGATTTAATAACCAGCCCCCCCATACCAAGATGCCAGATAGCAAAGCTGTAGCAAACATCTGGAAAATAACATAcactgtttttaattaaaatgggAGATATACTTTACTTCTGCACCAGACTGGGGATTTATTTTGGCCAACATAAGGATAAGAAAGTCTGATTGGAAGAGCGGACACCCACAGAGACCGATTGCATAGCCTTGTTAGATGGCTTGATTAATTCTATTGTGTTTCTGCTTGGGGAGTGATTGGGATGTTCCAGTCACTCCTGATGCAGAGGTATGGTGGAGTTATCTGTCCCCTGGCAGCTTGGCTGGCTCCCCTGCATATGGGTATTATGGACTCGCAGGAGCCTAGGATTATTTGCACTGCATGACACACTGGCAGTTATTTCGTGGCACATACATTTTGGTAGTAAACACTGCTGGGGAAAAGTGAGTCATTGC is a window encoding:
- the ACKR5 gene encoding G-protein coupled receptor 182 isoform X2 yields the protein MEDSDALSLLHDGYHNLTELFHLLNSTFTYCHLGLDDNIKRVFLFVLYLIIFVVGLVENLLVIWVNWQTRSHKNLVNLYIFNMAIADLGAILSLPFWMLEAMLDYAWHWGDFLCRFTHYFYYANMYSSIYFLTCLSVDRYVSLTTSSPFWHRHQHLIRRIACCCIWAFAAIVPLPEVAHMELTGTFQPVCFFMAPLETYSAWALTLTILTALIGFLIPFSIMAVFNILTARHIKHSNKPEGRKHCRLIYAYIIVFLVTWLPFHLMLFVFTLEGTSIFLHCYLLDFLYFFYDIIDCFVLVHCVVNPILYNFLSKNFRGKLISAVVRYIPKDQIEQRGKEGSSSTQHSIVITKENISPN
- the ACKR5 gene encoding G-protein coupled receptor 182 isoform X1, with amino-acid sequence MLISCVEGDRREEKRPPAHRPVQSAANTHFWKSCTPQSSKAAKETSGATHLGSSFVPSKLKFTLKMEDSDALSLLHDGYHNLTELFHLLNSTFTYCHLGLDDNIKRVFLFVLYLIIFVVGLVENLLVIWVNWQTRSHKNLVNLYIFNMAIADLGAILSLPFWMLEAMLDYAWHWGDFLCRFTHYFYYANMYSSIYFLTCLSVDRYVSLTTSSPFWHRHQHLIRRIACCCIWAFAAIVPLPEVAHMELTGTFQPVCFFMAPLETYSAWALTLTILTALIGFLIPFSIMAVFNILTARHIKHSNKPEGRKHCRLIYAYIIVFLVTWLPFHLMLFVFTLEGTSIFLHCYLLDFLYFFYDIIDCFVLVHCVVNPILYNFLSKNFRGKLISAVVRYIPKDQIEQRGKEGSSSTQHSIVITKENISPN